In the Theobroma cacao cultivar B97-61/B2 chromosome 1, Criollo_cocoa_genome_V2, whole genome shotgun sequence genome, one interval contains:
- the LOC18610866 gene encoding AAA-ATPase At2g18193 isoform X2, with protein sequence MASMFSLSEISKTSSTLFSAYASFAGSMMLVRSMANELIPHQLRSYLFSTFRYFFTPLSPDLTLAIDEKCGMTKNQVYEAAELYLSTKISPKTERLKVSKTRKQKHFTIAIENGETIVDQFEDVKLTYRLVCTEGQKPHSGEKRLFELSFNKKHREKILGFYLPYVLVKAEEIRNQDRMIKLYSRQCPFSDDDDDRRGSWGSIILEHPATFDTLAMDPDLKKMIIDDLERFLGRKEYYKKVGKAWKRGYLLFGPPGTGKSSLVAAMANYLKFDIYDLGLSSVRSDAELRRTLLSTSNRSILLIEDIDCSSEVLGRQVGKKNKEEPAKSGLTLSGILNCIDGLWSSCGDERIIVFTTNYKDRIDPALLRPGRMDMHINMSYCTPDGFKILASNYLNISSKHNPFFGEIDGLLKSTEATPAEVAEELMKTDDADVALQGLVSFLKRKRDEDNETKNKATDGGEVPPSIRRLNEIVRIKRLKTDGDKRKIMTTKSKRMVKGGSGLRRIPY encoded by the exons ATGGCTTCCATGTTTTCTTTGTCAGAAATTTCCAAGACTTCATCCACACTGTTCTCTGCCTATGCGTCGTTTGCGGGATCCATGATGCTGGTCCGGTCCATGGCCAATGAACTGATTCCCCACCAGCTCAGATCCTATCTTTTTTCTACGTTTCGTTACTTCTTCACTCCGCTTTCGCCTGACCTCACTCTCGCTATCGATGAGAAATgtggcatgaccaagaaccaAGTTTATGAAGCAGCTGAGCTCTATCTCAGCACCAAGATCAGCCCCAAAACAGAGCGCCTCAAAGTCAGCAAAACCAGAAAACAGAAACATTTTACAATCGCCATCGAGAATGGGGAAACAATTGTTGATCAATTCGAAGATGTTAAACTAACATATAGGCTTGTCTGCACGGAAGGTCAGAAACCTCACTCTGGAGAGAAAAGACTGTTCGAACTCAGCTTCAATAAGAAGCATAGAGAAAAAATATTGGGTTTTTACTTACCTTACGTTTTGGTCAAAGCCGAGGAGATCAGAAATCAAGACCGAATGATAAAGCTTTATAGCCGTCAATGTCCATTCAGTGATGACGACGATGACAGAAGAGGTTCTTGGGGTTCCATAATCTTGGAGCACCCAGCTACTTTTGATACATTGGCTATGGACCCAGATCTGAAGAAGATGATCATTGATGATTTGGAGAGGTTTCTAGGGAGGAAAGAGTATTATAAGAAAGTTGGGAAAGCTTGGAAAAGAGGTTACTTGCTATTTGGTCCTCCTGGTACTGGTAAATCCAGTTTGGTTGCTGCCATGGCTAATTATCTCAAGTTCGATATATATGATTTGGGGCTCAGCAGTGTCCGTTCTGATGCTGAGTTAAGGAGGACACTGCTGTCAACGAGTAACCGGTCTATACTGTTGATTGAAGACATAGATTGCAGCTCTGAGGTTCTCGGACGACAAGtgggaaagaaaaacaaagaggaACCAGCTAAATCTGGG TTGACGCTTTCGGGTATCCTGAACTGCATCGATGGTTTGTGGTCAAGCTGCGGTGATGAAAGAATCATCGTATTCACAACCAACTACAAGGATCGGATTGACCCTGCTCTGTTGCGTCCTGGTCGAATGGACATGCACATCAACATGTCCTACTGCACCCCTGACGGATTCAAGATCTTAGCTtctaattatttaaacatCAGCAGCAAACACAACCCTTTCTTTGGAGAAATCGATGGCTTGCTAAAGAGTACAGAGGCGACCCCAGCAGAGGTAGCAGAGGAGTTGATGAAAACTGATGATGCTGATGTTGCTCTTCAAGGTCTTGTTAGCTTCCTTAAACGCAAGAGGGATGAAGACAATGAGACCAAGAACAAAGCGACGGATGGTGGTGAAGTTCCACCCTCCATCAGAAGACTGAATGAGATAGTAAGGATTAAGAGATTGAAAACCGATGGGgacaaaaggaaaattatgACGACGAAGAGCAAAAGAATGGTAAAAGGCGGAAGCGGGTTGAGAAGAATACCGTACTGA
- the LOC18610866 gene encoding AAA-ATPase At2g18193 isoform X1, with translation MASMFSLSEISKTSSTLFSAYASFAGSMMLVRSMANELIPHQLRSYLFSTFRYFFTPLSPDLTLAIDEKCGMTKNQVYEAAELYLSTKISPKTERLKVSKTRKQKHFTIAIENGETIVDQFEDVKLTYRLVCTEGQKPHSGEKRLFELSFNKKHREKILGFYLPYVLVKAEEIRNQDRMIKLYSRQCPFSDDDDDRRGSWGSIILEHPATFDTLAMDPDLKKMIIDDLERFLGRKEYYKKVGKAWKRGYLLFGPPGTGKSSLVAAMANYLKFDIYDLGLSSVRSDAELRRTLLSTSNRSILLIEDIDCSSEVLGRQVGKKNKEEPAKSGQLTLSGILNCIDGLWSSCGDERIIVFTTNYKDRIDPALLRPGRMDMHINMSYCTPDGFKILASNYLNISSKHNPFFGEIDGLLKSTEATPAEVAEELMKTDDADVALQGLVSFLKRKRDEDNETKNKATDGGEVPPSIRRLNEIVRIKRLKTDGDKRKIMTTKSKRMVKGGSGLRRIPY, from the exons ATGGCTTCCATGTTTTCTTTGTCAGAAATTTCCAAGACTTCATCCACACTGTTCTCTGCCTATGCGTCGTTTGCGGGATCCATGATGCTGGTCCGGTCCATGGCCAATGAACTGATTCCCCACCAGCTCAGATCCTATCTTTTTTCTACGTTTCGTTACTTCTTCACTCCGCTTTCGCCTGACCTCACTCTCGCTATCGATGAGAAATgtggcatgaccaagaaccaAGTTTATGAAGCAGCTGAGCTCTATCTCAGCACCAAGATCAGCCCCAAAACAGAGCGCCTCAAAGTCAGCAAAACCAGAAAACAGAAACATTTTACAATCGCCATCGAGAATGGGGAAACAATTGTTGATCAATTCGAAGATGTTAAACTAACATATAGGCTTGTCTGCACGGAAGGTCAGAAACCTCACTCTGGAGAGAAAAGACTGTTCGAACTCAGCTTCAATAAGAAGCATAGAGAAAAAATATTGGGTTTTTACTTACCTTACGTTTTGGTCAAAGCCGAGGAGATCAGAAATCAAGACCGAATGATAAAGCTTTATAGCCGTCAATGTCCATTCAGTGATGACGACGATGACAGAAGAGGTTCTTGGGGTTCCATAATCTTGGAGCACCCAGCTACTTTTGATACATTGGCTATGGACCCAGATCTGAAGAAGATGATCATTGATGATTTGGAGAGGTTTCTAGGGAGGAAAGAGTATTATAAGAAAGTTGGGAAAGCTTGGAAAAGAGGTTACTTGCTATTTGGTCCTCCTGGTACTGGTAAATCCAGTTTGGTTGCTGCCATGGCTAATTATCTCAAGTTCGATATATATGATTTGGGGCTCAGCAGTGTCCGTTCTGATGCTGAGTTAAGGAGGACACTGCTGTCAACGAGTAACCGGTCTATACTGTTGATTGAAGACATAGATTGCAGCTCTGAGGTTCTCGGACGACAAGtgggaaagaaaaacaaagaggaACCAGCTAAATCTGGG CAGTTGACGCTTTCGGGTATCCTGAACTGCATCGATGGTTTGTGGTCAAGCTGCGGTGATGAAAGAATCATCGTATTCACAACCAACTACAAGGATCGGATTGACCCTGCTCTGTTGCGTCCTGGTCGAATGGACATGCACATCAACATGTCCTACTGCACCCCTGACGGATTCAAGATCTTAGCTtctaattatttaaacatCAGCAGCAAACACAACCCTTTCTTTGGAGAAATCGATGGCTTGCTAAAGAGTACAGAGGCGACCCCAGCAGAGGTAGCAGAGGAGTTGATGAAAACTGATGATGCTGATGTTGCTCTTCAAGGTCTTGTTAGCTTCCTTAAACGCAAGAGGGATGAAGACAATGAGACCAAGAACAAAGCGACGGATGGTGGTGAAGTTCCACCCTCCATCAGAAGACTGAATGAGATAGTAAGGATTAAGAGATTGAAAACCGATGGGgacaaaaggaaaattatgACGACGAAGAGCAAAAGAATGGTAAAAGGCGGAAGCGGGTTGAGAAGAATACCGTACTGA
- the LOC18610868 gene encoding AAA-ATPase At2g18193 isoform X2 — MTRKAKTTFLRPTVIDRQSTKTRNWCCLSMTNDACNVSTLTKNNYLISGLFVLGIAHKNRQSLGVSGIRSHPTSELFASLLLIPQTASMSSPSETSNTVSKVFSLCASLAGFIMLLWPMAQELISDQVRSYLSSNLPHFFSHISPIVTVEIDEKCGVTKNEVYEAATLYVSTKVSTEKMRHKVNKTREQKYFTIAVAKGEPVVDQYDGVKLTWRLVCKKDEFGEERLFKLSFNKKHHAKVLTSYLPYVWDEANMIRTRNRMIKLYSRQCPFSDDNDDRRGSWGSIILEHPATFETLAMDPDLKKMIMDDLERFVRRKEYYNKVGKAWKRGYLLFGPSGTGKSSLVAAMANYLKFDIYDFALNSVSSDVELRKMLLSTSNRSIVLFEDIDCSSEVLGRQIGMQNEQEPPKFGLTLSGLLNCIDGVCSSCGDERIIVFTTRYKDRLDPALLRPGRMDMHINMSYCTTYGFKLLAFNHLGISNEHIPFLGEIDGLLKSTETTPAEVAEELMRYDDADVALQGLVDFLKRKRDEGNET; from the exons ATGACCAGGAAAGCCAAAACCACCTTCCTGCGGCCAACTGTCATCGATAGGCAGTCGACAAAGACACGCAATTGGTGCTGTTTGTCTATGACAAATGATGCCTGTAATGTCTCTACATTGACAAAGAATAATTACTTAATCA gtggTTTATTCGTCTTGGGAATAGCCCATAAAAATAGACAGTCTCTCGGTGTCTCAGGCATCCGTTCCCACCCTACCTCTGAACTCTTTGCTTCTTTGCTTTTGATTCCGCAAACGGCTTCCATGTCTTCTCCATCGGAAACTTCCAACACTGTATCCAAAGTGTTCTCTCTCTGTGCGTCGTTAGCGGGATTCATCATGCTGCTCTGGCCCATGGCCCAAGAACTGATTTCCGACCAGGTCAGATCCTATCTTTCTTCTAACCTTCCCCACTTCTTCAGTCATATCTCGCCTATCGTCACTGTTGAAATCGATGAGAAATGTGGCGTGACTAAGAACGAAGTTTATGAAGCAGCTACGCTCTATGTCAGCACCAAGGTCAGCACCGAAAAAATGCGCCACAAAGTCAACAAAACCAGAGAAcagaaatattttacaatcgCCGTCGCGAAGGGGGAACCAGTTGTTGATCAATACGACGGTGTTAAACTAACATGGAGACTTGTTTGCAAGAAAGATGAGTTTGGAGAGGAAAGACTGTTCAAACTCAGCTTCAACAAGAAGCATCATGCAAAAGTATTGACTTCTTACTTACCTTACGTTTGGGACGAAGCTAATATGATTAGAACTCGAAACCGAATGATAAAGCTTTATAGCCGTCAATGTCCATTCAGTGATGACAACGATGACAGAAGAGGTTCTTGGGGTTCCATAATCTTGGAGCACCCAGCTACTTTTGAGACATTGGCTATGGATCCAGATCTGAAGAAGATGATCATGGATGATTTGGAGAGGTTTGTAAGGAGGAAAGAGTATTATAATAAAGTTGGGAAAGCTTGGAAAAGAGGTTACTTGCTATTTGGTCCTTCTGGCACTGGTAAATCCAGTTTGGTTGCTGCCATGGCTAATTATCTCAAATTtgatatatatgattttgcGCTCAACAGTGTATCTTCTGATGTTGAATTAAGGAAGATGCTGCTATCAACGAGTAACCGGTCTATAGTGTTGTTTGAAGACATAGATTGCAGCTCTGAGGTTCTTGGACGACAAATTGGCATGCAAAACGAACAGGAACCTCCTAAATTTGGG TTGACGCTTTCGGGTCTCCTGAACTGCATCGATGGTGTGTGTTCAAGCTGCGGGGATGAAAGAATCATCGTATTCACAACCCGCTACAAGGATCGGCTTGACCCTGCTCTATTGCGTCCTGGTCGAATGGACATGCACATCAACATGTCCTACTGCACCACTTACGGATTCAAGCTCTTAGCTTTTAACCATTTAGGCATCAGCAACGAACACATCCCTTTCCTGGGAGAAATCGATGGCTTGCTAAAGAGTACAGAGACGACCCCAGCAGAGGTAGCAGAGGAATTGATGAGATATGATGATGCTGATGTTGCTCTTCAAGGTCTTGTTGACTTCCTTAAACGCAAGAGGGATGAAGGCAATGAGACCTAG
- the LOC18610868 gene encoding AAA-ATPase At2g18193 isoform X1: MTRKAKTTFLRPTVIDRQSTKTRNWCCLSMTNDACNVSTLTKNNYLISGLFVLGIAHKNRQSLGVSGIRSHPTSELFASLLLIPQTASMSSPSETSNTVSKVFSLCASLAGFIMLLWPMAQELISDQVRSYLSSNLPHFFSHISPIVTVEIDEKCGVTKNEVYEAATLYVSTKVSTEKMRHKVNKTREQKYFTIAVAKGEPVVDQYDGVKLTWRLVCKKDEFGEERLFKLSFNKKHHAKVLTSYLPYVWDEANMIRTRNRMIKLYSRQCPFSDDNDDRRGSWGSIILEHPATFETLAMDPDLKKMIMDDLERFVRRKEYYNKVGKAWKRGYLLFGPSGTGKSSLVAAMANYLKFDIYDFALNSVSSDVELRKMLLSTSNRSIVLFEDIDCSSEVLGRQIGMQNEQEPPKFGQLTLSGLLNCIDGVCSSCGDERIIVFTTRYKDRLDPALLRPGRMDMHINMSYCTTYGFKLLAFNHLGISNEHIPFLGEIDGLLKSTETTPAEVAEELMRYDDADVALQGLVDFLKRKRDEGNET, translated from the exons ATGACCAGGAAAGCCAAAACCACCTTCCTGCGGCCAACTGTCATCGATAGGCAGTCGACAAAGACACGCAATTGGTGCTGTTTGTCTATGACAAATGATGCCTGTAATGTCTCTACATTGACAAAGAATAATTACTTAATCA gtggTTTATTCGTCTTGGGAATAGCCCATAAAAATAGACAGTCTCTCGGTGTCTCAGGCATCCGTTCCCACCCTACCTCTGAACTCTTTGCTTCTTTGCTTTTGATTCCGCAAACGGCTTCCATGTCTTCTCCATCGGAAACTTCCAACACTGTATCCAAAGTGTTCTCTCTCTGTGCGTCGTTAGCGGGATTCATCATGCTGCTCTGGCCCATGGCCCAAGAACTGATTTCCGACCAGGTCAGATCCTATCTTTCTTCTAACCTTCCCCACTTCTTCAGTCATATCTCGCCTATCGTCACTGTTGAAATCGATGAGAAATGTGGCGTGACTAAGAACGAAGTTTATGAAGCAGCTACGCTCTATGTCAGCACCAAGGTCAGCACCGAAAAAATGCGCCACAAAGTCAACAAAACCAGAGAAcagaaatattttacaatcgCCGTCGCGAAGGGGGAACCAGTTGTTGATCAATACGACGGTGTTAAACTAACATGGAGACTTGTTTGCAAGAAAGATGAGTTTGGAGAGGAAAGACTGTTCAAACTCAGCTTCAACAAGAAGCATCATGCAAAAGTATTGACTTCTTACTTACCTTACGTTTGGGACGAAGCTAATATGATTAGAACTCGAAACCGAATGATAAAGCTTTATAGCCGTCAATGTCCATTCAGTGATGACAACGATGACAGAAGAGGTTCTTGGGGTTCCATAATCTTGGAGCACCCAGCTACTTTTGAGACATTGGCTATGGATCCAGATCTGAAGAAGATGATCATGGATGATTTGGAGAGGTTTGTAAGGAGGAAAGAGTATTATAATAAAGTTGGGAAAGCTTGGAAAAGAGGTTACTTGCTATTTGGTCCTTCTGGCACTGGTAAATCCAGTTTGGTTGCTGCCATGGCTAATTATCTCAAATTtgatatatatgattttgcGCTCAACAGTGTATCTTCTGATGTTGAATTAAGGAAGATGCTGCTATCAACGAGTAACCGGTCTATAGTGTTGTTTGAAGACATAGATTGCAGCTCTGAGGTTCTTGGACGACAAATTGGCATGCAAAACGAACAGGAACCTCCTAAATTTGGG CAGTTGACGCTTTCGGGTCTCCTGAACTGCATCGATGGTGTGTGTTCAAGCTGCGGGGATGAAAGAATCATCGTATTCACAACCCGCTACAAGGATCGGCTTGACCCTGCTCTATTGCGTCCTGGTCGAATGGACATGCACATCAACATGTCCTACTGCACCACTTACGGATTCAAGCTCTTAGCTTTTAACCATTTAGGCATCAGCAACGAACACATCCCTTTCCTGGGAGAAATCGATGGCTTGCTAAAGAGTACAGAGACGACCCCAGCAGAGGTAGCAGAGGAATTGATGAGATATGATGATGCTGATGTTGCTCTTCAAGGTCTTGTTGACTTCCTTAAACGCAAGAGGGATGAAGGCAATGAGACCTAG
- the LOC18610871 gene encoding AAA-ATPase At3g50940 isoform X1 → MFSTKEMPSPSSIFSAYASMTASIMLFRSMANDLIPYPIRNYLFSTVRYFFKPRSPILTLVIEESNGMARNQVYDASEIYLCTRISPNTERLKISKTPKEKNLTIRLEKGEKIVDFYEGVELKWRFVCAEAEKSNNPNDHFPPRAEKRSFELSFHKKHKNIVLNSYVSYVLERSKAVKDEQRVLKMFTLNMQNYGGIKWESINLEHPATFETLAMDPEVKNDVMDDLNRFVKRKEFYKRVGRAWKRGYLLYGPPGTGKSSLVAAVANYLKFDVYDLQLANIMRDSDLRKLLLATGNRSILVIEDIDCSVDLPDRRHGDGRKQPDQHVQSVFLFHEDGPYDRELERRFTPQDCLTDYARSGLQHTLTLSGLLNFIDGLWSSCGDERIIIFTTNHKDRLDPALLRPGRMDMHIHMSYCKPQGFRLLASNYLGIRGHHHLFDEIEGLLKNTEITPAQVAEELMKSEDVDIALGGLVKLLKRKKLEGNEPMDKDATKFGVRESKRQKVENKRRSPRITRRKCSRRRNL, encoded by the exons ATGTTTTCGACCAAAGAAATGCCTTctccatcatcaatattctcGGCCTATGCTTCCATGACTGCCTCCATCATGCTTTTTCGATCCATGGCCAACGATCTCATACCTTACCCTATCCGGAACTATCTCTTCTCAACCGTGCGGTACTTCTTTAAGCCTCGCTCTCCAATACTCACTCTGGTTATAGAAGAATCCAATGGTATGGCAAGAAACCAAGTCTATGATGCATCGGAGATTTACTTGTGCACCAGGATCAGTCCCAACACCGAGAGGCTCAAAATAAGCAAAACCCCGAAAGAGAAGAACTTAACAATTCGGCTTGAGAAAGGTGAGAAGATTGTTGATTTCTATGAAGGCGTTGAGCTTAAGTGGAGATTTGTTTGCGCAGAAGCAGAAAAGAGTAACAACCCCAATGATCATTTTCCTCCAAGAGCTGAGAAGCGTTCATTTGAGCTTAGTTTCCACAAGAAACACAAAAACATAGTCTTAAATTCTTATGTGTCTTATGTTCTCGAGAGATCAAAGGCAGTTAAAGATGAACAAAGGGTTTTGAAGATGTTCACGCTCAACATGCAAAACTATGGAGGAATAAAGTGGGAATCCATCAATCTTGAACATCCAGCAACTTTTGAGACATTAGCCATGGACCCGgaggtgaaaaatgatgtAATGGACGATCTGAACAGGTTTGTTAAGAGGAAGGAGTTTTATAAGAGGGTTGGGAGAGCATGGAAGCGCGGTTACTTGTTGTATGGACCTCCAGGCACCGGAAAATCAAGTTTGGTTGCGGCCGTGGCAAATTATCTCAAGTTTGATGTGTATGACTTGCAGCTTGCTAACATAATGCGGGATTCTGACTTGAGAAAATTGCTGTTAGCAACAGGAAATAGATCAATTCTTGTGATTGAAGACATTGATTGCAGTGTTGATCTACCTGATCGACGGCATGGGGATGGACGCAAACAACCTGATCAACACGTACAG TCTGTCTTCCTCTTCCATGAGGATGGACCATATGACAGGGAGCTGGAACGAAGATTTACTCCTCAAGACTGTCTCACAGATTATGCTCGTTCTGGACTCCAGCATACA TTAACTCTGTCAGGCCTGCTTAACTTCATTGATGGATTATGGTCTAGCTGTGGAGATGAGAGAATTATCATATTCACCACTAACCACAAGGACAGGTTAGATCCTGCTCTGTTGCGGCCTGGGCGCATGGACATGCACATTCACATGTCCTACTGCAAACCCCAAGGATTCAGGCTCTTGGCCTCAAATTACCTGGGAATTCGTGGCCACCACCACCTTTTCGATGAGATTGAAGGCTTGCTAAAGAACACAGAGATAACTCCCGCACAAGTTGCTGAAGAGTTGATGAAAAGTGAAGATGTTGACATTGCACTCGGAGGACTCGTCAAGCTCCTCAAGAGGAAGAAGCTGGAAGGCAATGAACCAATGGACAAAGATGCAACCAAGTTCGGGGTTAGAGAATCAAAAAGACAGAAAGTTGAAAACAAGCGTAGGTCTCCTAGGATCACTAGAAGAAAGTGCAGCAGGAGAAGAAACTTGTAA
- the LOC18610871 gene encoding AAA-ATPase At5g17760 isoform X3: protein MFSTKEMPSPSSIFSAYASMTASIMLFRSMANDLIPYPIRNYLFSTVRYFFKPRSPILTLVIEESNGMARNQVYDASEIYLCTRISPNTERLKISKTPKEKNLTIRLEKGEKIVDFYEGVELKWRFVCAEAEKSNNPNDHFPPRAEKRSFELSFHKKHKNIVLNSYVSYVLERSKAVKDEQRVLKMFTLNMQNYGGIKWESINLEHPATFETLAMDPEVKNDVMDDLNRFVKRKEFYKRVGRAWKRGYLLYGPPGTGKSSLVAAVANYLKFDVYDLQLANIMRDSDLRKLLLATGNRSILVIEDIDCSVDLPDRRHGDGRKQPDQHVQVSLSSSSMRMDHMTGSWNEDLLLKTVSQIMLVLDSSIH from the exons ATGTTTTCGACCAAAGAAATGCCTTctccatcatcaatattctcGGCCTATGCTTCCATGACTGCCTCCATCATGCTTTTTCGATCCATGGCCAACGATCTCATACCTTACCCTATCCGGAACTATCTCTTCTCAACCGTGCGGTACTTCTTTAAGCCTCGCTCTCCAATACTCACTCTGGTTATAGAAGAATCCAATGGTATGGCAAGAAACCAAGTCTATGATGCATCGGAGATTTACTTGTGCACCAGGATCAGTCCCAACACCGAGAGGCTCAAAATAAGCAAAACCCCGAAAGAGAAGAACTTAACAATTCGGCTTGAGAAAGGTGAGAAGATTGTTGATTTCTATGAAGGCGTTGAGCTTAAGTGGAGATTTGTTTGCGCAGAAGCAGAAAAGAGTAACAACCCCAATGATCATTTTCCTCCAAGAGCTGAGAAGCGTTCATTTGAGCTTAGTTTCCACAAGAAACACAAAAACATAGTCTTAAATTCTTATGTGTCTTATGTTCTCGAGAGATCAAAGGCAGTTAAAGATGAACAAAGGGTTTTGAAGATGTTCACGCTCAACATGCAAAACTATGGAGGAATAAAGTGGGAATCCATCAATCTTGAACATCCAGCAACTTTTGAGACATTAGCCATGGACCCGgaggtgaaaaatgatgtAATGGACGATCTGAACAGGTTTGTTAAGAGGAAGGAGTTTTATAAGAGGGTTGGGAGAGCATGGAAGCGCGGTTACTTGTTGTATGGACCTCCAGGCACCGGAAAATCAAGTTTGGTTGCGGCCGTGGCAAATTATCTCAAGTTTGATGTGTATGACTTGCAGCTTGCTAACATAATGCGGGATTCTGACTTGAGAAAATTGCTGTTAGCAACAGGAAATAGATCAATTCTTGTGATTGAAGACATTGATTGCAGTGTTGATCTACCTGATCGACGGCATGGGGATGGACGCAAACAACCTGATCAACACGTACAG GTTAGTCTGTCTTCCTCTTCCATGAGGATGGACCATATGACAGGGAGCTGGAACGAAGATTTACTCCTCAAGACTGTCTCACAGATTATGCTCGTTCTGGACTCCAGCATACA TTAA
- the LOC18610871 gene encoding AAA-ATPase At5g17760 isoform X2: protein MFSTKEMPSPSSIFSAYASMTASIMLFRSMANDLIPYPIRNYLFSTVRYFFKPRSPILTLVIEESNGMARNQVYDASEIYLCTRISPNTERLKISKTPKEKNLTIRLEKGEKIVDFYEGVELKWRFVCAEAEKSNNPNDHFPPRAEKRSFELSFHKKHKNIVLNSYVSYVLERSKAVKDEQRVLKMFTLNMQNYGGIKWESINLEHPATFETLAMDPEVKNDVMDDLNRFVKRKEFYKRVGRAWKRGYLLYGPPGTGKSSLVAAVANYLKFDVYDLQLANIMRDSDLRKLLLATGNRSILVIEDIDCSVDLPDRRHGDGRKQPDQHVQLTLSGLLNFIDGLWSSCGDERIIIFTTNHKDRLDPALLRPGRMDMHIHMSYCKPQGFRLLASNYLGIRGHHHLFDEIEGLLKNTEITPAQVAEELMKSEDVDIALGGLVKLLKRKKLEGNEPMDKDATKFGVRESKRQKVENKRRSPRITRRKCSRRRNL from the exons ATGTTTTCGACCAAAGAAATGCCTTctccatcatcaatattctcGGCCTATGCTTCCATGACTGCCTCCATCATGCTTTTTCGATCCATGGCCAACGATCTCATACCTTACCCTATCCGGAACTATCTCTTCTCAACCGTGCGGTACTTCTTTAAGCCTCGCTCTCCAATACTCACTCTGGTTATAGAAGAATCCAATGGTATGGCAAGAAACCAAGTCTATGATGCATCGGAGATTTACTTGTGCACCAGGATCAGTCCCAACACCGAGAGGCTCAAAATAAGCAAAACCCCGAAAGAGAAGAACTTAACAATTCGGCTTGAGAAAGGTGAGAAGATTGTTGATTTCTATGAAGGCGTTGAGCTTAAGTGGAGATTTGTTTGCGCAGAAGCAGAAAAGAGTAACAACCCCAATGATCATTTTCCTCCAAGAGCTGAGAAGCGTTCATTTGAGCTTAGTTTCCACAAGAAACACAAAAACATAGTCTTAAATTCTTATGTGTCTTATGTTCTCGAGAGATCAAAGGCAGTTAAAGATGAACAAAGGGTTTTGAAGATGTTCACGCTCAACATGCAAAACTATGGAGGAATAAAGTGGGAATCCATCAATCTTGAACATCCAGCAACTTTTGAGACATTAGCCATGGACCCGgaggtgaaaaatgatgtAATGGACGATCTGAACAGGTTTGTTAAGAGGAAGGAGTTTTATAAGAGGGTTGGGAGAGCATGGAAGCGCGGTTACTTGTTGTATGGACCTCCAGGCACCGGAAAATCAAGTTTGGTTGCGGCCGTGGCAAATTATCTCAAGTTTGATGTGTATGACTTGCAGCTTGCTAACATAATGCGGGATTCTGACTTGAGAAAATTGCTGTTAGCAACAGGAAATAGATCAATTCTTGTGATTGAAGACATTGATTGCAGTGTTGATCTACCTGATCGACGGCATGGGGATGGACGCAAACAACCTGATCAACACGTACAG TTAACTCTGTCAGGCCTGCTTAACTTCATTGATGGATTATGGTCTAGCTGTGGAGATGAGAGAATTATCATATTCACCACTAACCACAAGGACAGGTTAGATCCTGCTCTGTTGCGGCCTGGGCGCATGGACATGCACATTCACATGTCCTACTGCAAACCCCAAGGATTCAGGCTCTTGGCCTCAAATTACCTGGGAATTCGTGGCCACCACCACCTTTTCGATGAGATTGAAGGCTTGCTAAAGAACACAGAGATAACTCCCGCACAAGTTGCTGAAGAGTTGATGAAAAGTGAAGATGTTGACATTGCACTCGGAGGACTCGTCAAGCTCCTCAAGAGGAAGAAGCTGGAAGGCAATGAACCAATGGACAAAGATGCAACCAAGTTCGGGGTTAGAGAATCAAAAAGACAGAAAGTTGAAAACAAGCGTAGGTCTCCTAGGATCACTAGAAGAAAGTGCAGCAGGAGAAGAAACTTGTAA